In Geminocystis sp. NIES-3708, a single window of DNA contains:
- a CDS encoding BCD family MFS transporter: protein MTINNNYDSIPSKKISESIPKVNIFTMLRLGLFNLGIGLISVLTLAVLNRVMISELGIPATIAAGTLALSQLVAPTRVWLGQLSDSKKLFGLHRTGYVRLGVVMVGIFIFFAVQLVWLLGGDIVNNNGWQWNPQTLIFSIGLGVIFMIQGVAMGASSTPFTALLVDISDEDNRSKIVGVIWSMLMVGIVIGGITGNILLKNLAVGEDNVISLDVLKPPINYIFIVVPLIVVILTLIATWGVEKKYSRYRLRSSFVDREDGISLKRALKILTSSRQTGIFFSFLVIITMSLFMQEAILEPYGGEVFNMSIGETTMLNSFWGIGILIGYGTTGFLVIPRLGKTKTTKIGCILVALSFSLIILSGLTAMSMMLKIAMVLFGIAAGITTIGSISLMLDLTLAETAGTFVGAWGLAQAMARGIAIAIGGWILDIGRLIFSNTWLAYSFVFFVEALFIIGAIILLNKVNVQEFQATTRQVTAMVMEGELD from the coding sequence ATGACTATCAATAACAATTATGATTCTATTCCTTCTAAGAAAATAAGTGAATCAATTCCCAAAGTAAATATTTTTACCATGCTACGCTTAGGATTATTTAACCTTGGCATCGGTTTAATTTCTGTCTTAACTTTAGCAGTATTAAATCGAGTCATGATTTCTGAGTTAGGTATTCCAGCAACTATTGCGGCTGGTACTTTAGCATTATCTCAATTAGTAGCACCTACAAGGGTATGGTTAGGGCAATTATCTGATAGTAAAAAATTATTTGGTTTACATCGTACTGGTTATGTCCGTCTTGGGGTAGTTATGGTTGGAATTTTTATCTTTTTTGCGGTGCAATTAGTCTGGTTATTAGGAGGGGATATTGTCAATAATAATGGTTGGCAATGGAATCCTCAAACTCTTATTTTTAGCATCGGTTTAGGTGTAATTTTCATGATACAAGGTGTTGCTATGGGAGCAAGTTCAACTCCTTTTACAGCTTTATTAGTAGATATTTCCGATGAAGATAATCGCTCAAAAATCGTGGGTGTAATTTGGTCAATGTTAATGGTCGGTATCGTTATTGGTGGTATCACAGGAAACATTTTACTCAAAAATTTAGCTGTGGGAGAAGATAATGTTATTTCTTTAGACGTGCTTAAACCCCCCATTAATTATATATTTATAGTTGTACCTCTTATAGTCGTCATTTTAACCTTAATTGCCACTTGGGGAGTAGAAAAGAAATACTCTCGTTATCGTTTACGTTCATCTTTTGTGGATAGGGAAGACGGCATCAGCTTAAAACGTGCTTTAAAAATCCTGACTTCATCCCGTCAAACTGGAATTTTCTTTTCCTTTTTGGTGATAATTACCATGAGTTTATTCATGCAGGAGGCAATTTTAGAGCCTTATGGTGGCGAAGTTTTTAATATGTCTATCGGTGAAACGACTATGTTGAACTCTTTTTGGGGTATTGGTATTTTAATCGGTTACGGTACAACTGGATTTTTAGTTATTCCTCGCTTAGGGAAAACGAAAACCACCAAAATCGGCTGTATTTTAGTGGCGTTATCTTTTAGCTTAATTATCCTGTCTGGTTTAACCGCAATGTCTATGATGCTTAAAATTGCCATGGTGTTGTTCGGCATTGCCGCAGGAATTACAACTATCGGCTCAATTAGCTTAATGTTAGATTTAACTCTTGCAGAAACGGCTGGTACATTTGTAGGAGCGTGGGGATTAGCTCAAGCTATGGCTAGAGGTATTGCTATTGCCATTGGGGGATGGATTCTTGATATAGGAAGATTAATATTTAGTAATACTTGGTTAGCTTATAGTTTTGTCTTTTTTGTGGAAGCATTGTTTATTATTGGTGCGATTATACTTTTAAATAAAGTTAATGTCCAAGAATTTCAAGCCACCACTCGTCAAGTAACAGCGATGGTAATGGAAGGGGAATTAGACTAA
- the groL gene encoding chaperonin GroEL (60 kDa chaperone family; promotes refolding of misfolded polypeptides especially under stressful conditions; forms two stacked rings of heptamers to form a barrel-shaped 14mer; ends can be capped by GroES; misfolded proteins enter the barrel where they are refolded when GroES binds), translating to MSKIVSFKEESRRSLEQGVNALANAVKVTLGPKGRNVLLERKFGAPEIVKDGISVAKEVELENPLQNVGARLVREVASKTKDIAGDGTTTATVIAQAMIHEGLKNVTAGANPVALRRGIDKAISFLIKEIEAVAQPVEGDAISQVATVSAGNDEEIGEMIATAMDKVTKDGVITVEESKSLATELEVVEGMQIDRGYVSPYFITDQEKQIVEFENPLILITDKKISAIADLVPVLENVARSARPLLIIAEDIDGEALATLVVNKARGVLNVAAIKAPSFGDRRKAALEDIAILTGGRVISEDIGLSLDTVSLDHLGKAHKITIEKDNTIIVADGGNKADIEKRVAQIRTQLAETDSDYDAEKLKERIAKLAGGVAVIKVGAATETELKERKLRIEDALNATKAAVEEGIIAGGGSTLIHLASKVETFKNTLTIEEEKIGAQIVIKAIEAPLRQIANNAGVEGSVVVERVKQSALNFGYNALTGEYQDLIAAGIIDPAKVVRSSLQNAASIAGMILTTEALVVEKPEPQAPAMPDMGGMGGMGGMGMPGMGGMGMPGMM from the coding sequence ATGTCTAAAATAGTATCATTTAAAGAAGAATCCAGAAGATCTTTAGAACAGGGTGTCAATGCTTTGGCTAATGCTGTTAAAGTAACTTTAGGACCTAAAGGTAGAAATGTTTTATTAGAAAGAAAATTCGGTGCCCCAGAAATAGTTAAAGATGGTATCAGCGTTGCCAAAGAAGTTGAATTAGAAAATCCCTTACAAAATGTTGGTGCAAGATTAGTCAGAGAAGTAGCTTCTAAAACTAAAGACATCGCAGGAGACGGCACAACTACAGCTACCGTTATCGCCCAAGCTATGATTCATGAAGGGTTGAAAAATGTTACTGCTGGAGCAAATCCTGTGGCTTTACGTCGTGGCATTGATAAAGCCATTAGTTTCTTAATTAAGGAAATTGAAGCTGTAGCACAACCTGTAGAAGGTGATGCTATTAGTCAAGTTGCAACAGTTTCAGCCGGAAATGATGAAGAAATCGGCGAAATGATTGCTACTGCCATGGATAAAGTCACCAAAGATGGTGTGATTACCGTTGAAGAATCTAAATCCTTAGCCACTGAATTAGAAGTTGTCGAAGGTATGCAAATTGATCGTGGTTATGTTTCTCCTTACTTTATCACTGATCAAGAAAAGCAAATCGTTGAGTTTGAAAATCCTTTAATCCTCATCACTGATAAAAAAATTAGTGCCATTGCAGATTTAGTACCTGTATTAGAAAATGTAGCACGTTCTGCTCGTCCCTTATTAATCATTGCTGAAGATATTGACGGTGAAGCCTTAGCCACCCTTGTCGTCAATAAAGCTAGAGGTGTTTTAAATGTAGCCGCTATCAAAGCTCCTAGTTTTGGCGATCGCAGAAAAGCAGCGTTAGAAGATATTGCTATCTTAACTGGTGGAAGAGTTATTTCCGAAGACATTGGTTTAAGCCTTGATACTGTTAGCTTAGATCATTTAGGTAAAGCTCATAAAATTACCATCGAAAAAGACAATACAATTATTGTAGCTGACGGTGGCAATAAAGCAGACATTGAGAAAAGAGTAGCTCAAATTCGTACACAATTAGCCGAAACTGATTCTGACTATGACGCAGAAAAATTAAAAGAGCGCATCGCAAAATTAGCTGGTGGTGTGGCAGTGATTAAAGTAGGTGCCGCTACCGAAACTGAATTAAAAGAGCGTAAACTACGTATTGAAGATGCTTTAAACGCAACTAAAGCGGCAGTAGAAGAAGGAATTATCGCTGGTGGTGGTTCAACATTAATTCATTTAGCGAGTAAAGTTGAAACCTTCAAAAACACTTTAACCATTGAAGAAGAAAAAATTGGTGCACAAATCGTTATCAAAGCCATCGAAGCACCTTTACGTCAAATCGCTAATAATGCTGGAGTAGAAGGCTCTGTAGTGGTAGAACGTGTCAAACAATCGGCTCTTAATTTCGGTTATAATGCCTTAACAGGAGAATATCAAGACTTAATTGCTGCGGGAATTATTGATCCAGCTAAAGTAGTACGTTCTTCCTTACAAAATGCGGCTTCTATTGCAGGGATGATTTTAACCACTGAAGCCCTTGTTGTAGAAAAACCTGAGCCTCAAGCCCCTGCAATGCCTGATATGGGTGGCATGGGTGGTATGGGCGGTATGGGTATGCCCGGCATGGGTGGCATGGGTATGCCCGGTATGATGTAA
- a CDS encoding glycoside hydrolase family protein, which yields MTNLSNSKQNFSAQLGNILKTLIILIMLSGLLNIIIQEKKTQLKKASQQIISSIYGSPPLVMEGGNPYVRALMRTISASESNYINPYHVIYSGKYVKDLSKHPDLCITIVNGPNEGKCTTASGRYQFLNTTWAEKAAVYHPNPSKFFLWKDYSFEPKYQDQVLYNWLTDSKAWNEDIAKLLEKGEIQRVLELLSPTWTSLGYGIENNMMTQHLPQIYQKLLKEELQNN from the coding sequence ATGACTAATTTAAGTAATAGTAAACAAAATTTCTCCGCACAACTCGGTAATATACTTAAAACCTTGATTATTCTCATCATGTTATCAGGATTACTAAATATCATTATCCAAGAGAAAAAAACCCAGTTAAAAAAAGCCAGTCAACAAATTATTTCTAGTATATATGGTAGTCCACCATTAGTAATGGAAGGTGGAAATCCTTATGTTAGAGCATTAATGCGTACCATCAGTGCTAGTGAATCAAATTATATTAATCCTTATCACGTTATCTATAGTGGAAAATATGTTAAAGATTTGAGTAAACATCCAGACTTATGTATTACCATTGTTAATGGACCAAATGAAGGCAAATGTACGACTGCTTCTGGTCGATACCAATTTTTAAATACAACTTGGGCAGAAAAAGCCGCAGTATATCATCCTAACCCCTCAAAATTTTTTCTGTGGAAAGATTATAGTTTTGAGCCAAAATATCAAGATCAAGTATTATATAATTGGCTGACTGATTCTAAAGCATGGAATGAAGATATAGCCAAACTATTAGAAAAAGGTGAAATCCAGCGAGTTTTAGAACTATTATCTCCCACATGGACAAGTTTGGGCTATGGTATTGAGAATAATATGATGACTCAGCATTTACCTCAAATTTATCAAAAATTGCTCAAAGAAGAACTACAAAATAATTAG
- a CDS encoding cation:proton antiporter: MINLTIVWITLPLLLGFTIYLIPKLDKYLTLLGTLISVIYSLKILLNKESFQFQLLDNFGVTFRVDTLNGYFILTNAIVTIAVIIYCWQRQKIAFFYAQLILLHGSLNSAFITTDFISLYVALEVIGMVAFILIAYPRTDKSIWVAFRYLFVSSVVLLFYLVGTILVYKANHSFSFEGLKNSPPEALVLIFLGLFVKGGIFLSGLWLPLTHSEAETPVSALLSGIVVKASILPLIRCAAISEDMDFIVRVFAVATAILGVFYALFEKDIKRMLAFSSISQMGFILASPSVGGFYALTHGLSKCTLFLCAGNLPTRNLSTLKNQPINTNLWIPLSLASLSAIGFPFFSSFEAKALTLENLLPWQVIPMNIIAVGTAIYFIQLILLPHETKKEQNTNSYLQLAVTILIIGIITANIIYYSAYSLINILKALITFSIGCLCYAFIFKKLVIKIPRIWEEFDHLVGFMTLICILLYGIIFLINPSLF; encoded by the coding sequence ATGATTAATTTGACCATAGTTTGGATTACTTTACCTTTATTATTAGGTTTTACTATTTATCTAATACCTAAGTTAGATAAATATTTGACATTATTAGGAACATTAATTTCTGTTATTTACAGTTTAAAAATACTTTTAAATAAAGAATCTTTCCAATTTCAATTATTAGATAATTTTGGGGTAACTTTTAGGGTTGATACTTTAAATGGTTATTTTATTTTAACCAATGCCATTGTCACAATAGCCGTAATAATTTATTGTTGGCAAAGACAGAAAATAGCCTTTTTCTATGCACAACTTATTTTGTTACATGGTAGTCTTAATTCTGCTTTTATTACCACAGATTTTATTAGTTTATATGTTGCCTTAGAAGTTATCGGCATGGTAGCTTTTATTTTAATTGCTTATCCTCGTACAGATAAATCTATTTGGGTAGCATTTCGTTATTTATTTGTTAGTAGTGTTGTTTTATTATTTTATTTAGTCGGCACAATTTTAGTTTATAAAGCTAATCATTCTTTTAGTTTTGAAGGTTTAAAAAACTCTCCACCCGAAGCACTCGTCTTAATTTTTTTAGGCTTATTTGTCAAAGGAGGAATTTTTCTATCGGGATTATGGCTTCCTCTCACTCACTCAGAAGCAGAAACTCCAGTATCAGCATTACTCTCAGGCATTGTCGTTAAAGCTAGTATTTTACCTTTAATTAGATGTGCGGCAATTAGTGAAGATATGGATTTTATCGTTAGGGTTTTTGCGGTAGCCACAGCCATCTTAGGAGTTTTTTATGCTTTGTTTGAAAAAGACATTAAGCGAATGTTAGCATTTTCAAGCATTTCTCAAATGGGTTTTATTTTAGCTTCTCCTTCTGTTGGAGGATTTTATGCTTTAACTCATGGATTATCAAAATGTACTTTATTTTTGTGTGCTGGTAATTTACCCACTCGAAATTTATCGACTTTAAAAAATCAACCTATAAATACTAATCTTTGGATTCCTTTATCTTTAGCCTCTTTATCAGCAATAGGATTTCCTTTTTTCTCCAGTTTTGAAGCAAAAGCATTAACCTTAGAAAATCTTTTACCTTGGCAAGTGATTCCCATGAATATTATTGCTGTAGGCACGGCAATTTATTTCATTCAATTAATTTTATTACCTCATGAAACCAAAAAAGAACAAAATACTAATTCTTATTTACAATTAGCTGTAACTATCTTAATTATAGGAATTATTACAGCCAATATCATCTATTATTCTGCCTATAGTTTAATTAATATTCTTAAAGCCTTAATAACTTTCAGTATTGGTTGTTTATGCTATGCCTTTATTTTTAAAAAATTAGTAATAAAAATACCTCGTATTTGGGAAGAATTTGATCATCTAGTCGGTTTCATGACTTTAATTTGCATTTTATTATACGGAATTATTTTTCTGATTAATCCTTCTTTATTTTAA
- a CDS encoding TVP38/TMEM64 family protein, whose amino-acid sequence MKKNKFWLTIIGVVLVIIMIDKLGLFQYFNQGWDNVNDWIASFGAWSAIAFIIIYIFATIFLIPGSALTLGGGLIFGVVQGSILVSIASVAGATLSFLIGRYLLRTWVEKQIDTQPKFKAIDAAVAQQGWKIVGLTRLSPLFPFIFLNYAFGVTKVSLRDYFFASWIGMLPGTLMYVYIGSIPKTALETTGKDTDILPLILNIIGLIATITVTIYVTKIAQKALDTKVN is encoded by the coding sequence ATGAAGAAAAACAAATTTTGGTTAACTATCATAGGAGTAGTATTAGTGATAATAATGATTGATAAACTAGGATTATTTCAGTATTTCAACCAAGGATGGGATAACGTTAATGATTGGATTGCTAGTTTTGGGGCTTGGAGTGCCATTGCTTTTATAATTATTTATATTTTTGCTACTATATTTTTAATACCGGGCTCAGCATTAACCCTAGGGGGAGGATTAATTTTTGGAGTCGTGCAAGGCTCAATTCTCGTATCAATAGCCTCTGTAGCTGGTGCAACTCTTTCATTTTTAATCGGGCGTTATCTATTGCGCACTTGGGTAGAAAAACAAATTGATACTCAACCGAAATTTAAAGCCATAGATGCTGCCGTTGCACAACAAGGATGGAAAATCGTTGGTTTAACTCGTCTTTCTCCTCTTTTTCCTTTCATATTTTTAAATTATGCTTTTGGAGTAACAAAAGTTTCTTTGAGAGATTATTTTTTTGCTTCATGGATAGGAATGTTACCCGGTACGCTCATGTATGTTTATATAGGTTCTATACCGAAAACAGCACTTGAAACAACTGGCAAAGATACTGATATTTTGCCTTTAATCTTAAATATTATTGGTTTAATTGCAACCATAACAGTAACAATTTACGTCACCAAAATTGCTCAAAAAGCTCTTGATACTAAAGTGAATTAA
- the ruvA gene encoding Holliday junction branch migration protein RuvA, with protein MFSYFKGIIDNIIINNNRNILILEVNNIGYEIQIPSRFARQLDINSKTIIQIFTHFQVRDDQHILYGFSVAAERDLFRQLIAISGIGSQSAIALIDTLGLEDLVQAIVTGNIRLLTKTPGVGQKTAERIALELKTKLSQWRISAGINLNTIHVLPNAEIMADLEMTLLALGYTNNEIQQAISVISQDNLLQKNPHVEEWIRNAIAFLSLNT; from the coding sequence ATGTTCAGTTATTTTAAAGGTATAATAGACAATATTATTATTAATAATAATCGGAATATTTTAATTTTAGAAGTTAATAATATTGGCTATGAAATTCAAATACCTAGTCGTTTTGCTAGACAACTAGACATTAATTCTAAAACGATAATTCAAATTTTTACCCATTTTCAAGTAAGAGATGATCAACATATTCTTTATGGTTTTTCTGTTGCGGCTGAAAGAGATTTATTTCGTCAATTGATCGCTATTTCTGGCATTGGTTCACAATCTGCCATTGCTTTAATTGATACATTAGGACTAGAAGACTTAGTACAAGCCATTGTAACGGGAAATATTCGTTTACTAACAAAAACTCCCGGAGTCGGACAAAAAACGGCGGAAAGAATTGCCTTAGAATTAAAAACTAAACTATCACAATGGCGTATTTCTGCGGGAATTAATCTCAACACAATTCATGTTTTACCCAATGCGGAAATTATGGCAGATTTAGAAATGACTTTACTAGCTTTAGGTTATACAAATAACGAAATACAACAAGCAATCTCTGTTATCAGTCAAGATAATTTATTACAAAAAAATCCTCATGTAGAGGAATGGATTAGAAATGCTATTGCCTTTTTATCTTTAAATACTTAG
- a CDS encoding NADH-quinone oxidoreductase subunit K, producing the protein MVLEAFVLVTILLGFFGIIFKENLMMKTISMDIMSTGVIAYYVLIASREGLFTPILTEEQVSYADPVPQAVILTAIVIGFSTQALMLVAVMKLAKNNPTLETKEIEKNNS; encoded by the coding sequence ATGGTGTTAGAAGCATTTGTTTTAGTGACTATTCTCTTAGGATTTTTTGGCATCATCTTTAAAGAAAATTTGATGATGAAAACCATATCTATGGATATTATGAGTACTGGAGTTATTGCTTATTATGTTCTAATAGCATCAAGAGAAGGATTATTTACCCCTATTCTGACGGAAGAACAAGTTAGTTATGCCGATCCTGTACCACAAGCAGTAATTTTGACCGCTATTGTGATTGGTTTTTCCACTCAAGCCTTAATGTTAGTCGCAGTGATGAAATTAGCTAAAAATAATCCAACTTTAGAAACGAAAGAAATCGAAAAAAATAATAGTTAA
- the aqpZ gene encoding aquaporin Z, protein MKKYVAELIGTFWLVLGGCGSAVLAANFGGDGNPLGIAFVGVSLAFGLTVLTGAYAVGHISGGHFNPAVSFGLWAGKRFPSSELLPYIIAQVVGAIIAAIIILIIANGAEGFALTGSNPLATNGYGTHSPGGYSLISAFVTEVVLTFIFLIIILGSTDRRAPAGFAPIPIGLGLTLIHLISIPVTNTSVNPARSTGVALFAGNIEIIGQLWLFWLAPILGAVLAGYLYYSYFAETTNTSSEEIEE, encoded by the coding sequence ATGAAAAAATACGTAGCTGAGTTAATTGGTACTTTTTGGTTAGTATTAGGCGGTTGTGGTAGTGCTGTTTTAGCCGCTAATTTCGGAGGTGATGGTAATCCTCTCGGTATCGCTTTTGTAGGCGTTTCTCTCGCTTTTGGTTTAACTGTATTAACTGGAGCTTACGCAGTAGGACATATTTCGGGTGGTCATTTTAACCCTGCGGTATCTTTTGGTTTATGGGCTGGTAAGCGTTTTCCCTCTTCTGAATTATTACCTTATATTATCGCTCAAGTGGTAGGAGCAATTATAGCGGCTATAATCATTTTAATCATTGCCAATGGTGCAGAAGGTTTTGCTTTAACAGGAAGTAATCCTCTAGCGACTAACGGTTATGGCACTCACTCCCCCGGTGGTTATTCTCTTATTTCTGCATTTGTAACCGAAGTCGTCTTAACTTTTATCTTTCTCATTATCATTTTAGGCTCAACCGATAGACGTGCACCTGCTGGTTTTGCACCCATTCCTATCGGTTTAGGTTTGACTTTAATTCACCTAATCAGTATTCCTGTTACAAATACCTCTGTTAATCCAGCAAGAAGTACTGGAGTGGCTTTATTTGCAGGTAATATTGAAATTATCGGGCAATTATGGTTATTTTGGTTAGCACCCATTTTAGGTGCAGTTTTAGCTGGTTATCTTTACTATAGCTATTTCGCTGAAACGACTAATACTTCTTCTGAAGAAATTGAAGAATAA
- a CDS encoding MotA/TolQ/ExbB proton channel family protein: MTKIKTHSRQELDINFFTAFTAALVLTVIIYILFLPLKESYVGVLLYQRGLTQYFTVFFASLVAVISINKYLKIQTEQKVLKKIGLPEKISFDNHKSAQLIHIQEDFAQSDSMITGRLARILNAYILSGSRKIVTELALDDSSFYLSASESSYALPRILVWAIPLLGFIGTVLGISSAVNGFNGFLDNSAEIEQIKEGIGTVTSGLAVAFDTTLLALLLSVAVMIPLVLVERMESQLLLATEIYINDHILPRLKENNEPQESILNNDTLIQTVNKAIDNKLPTKEELIQPIKDALPTPQDLINPAEIYAKEAAKNLLEQFIHQFHEISAKEIELINSLKQINKTILEDRDNFLQTFGQQNDLNHSIIINIKELVDLVKQNNEDNSHSLNEKTQVISSELSKAALSLEEKVISLEKSSAKIAELNQLQSSLEKVVEVLNNVGEMQKTLSNIQDKIELLQPTLQDLSKPRIIRLVEQIEQ, from the coding sequence ATGACTAAAATAAAAACTCATAGTCGTCAAGAATTAGACATTAATTTTTTTACTGCCTTTACTGCTGCATTAGTTTTAACAGTTATAATTTACATTCTTTTTTTGCCCCTTAAAGAATCCTATGTGGGAGTTTTATTATACCAAAGAGGTTTAACTCAATATTTCACAGTTTTTTTTGCTTCTTTAGTAGCAGTCATTAGTATTAATAAATACTTAAAAATTCAAACGGAGCAAAAAGTTTTAAAAAAAATTGGTTTGCCAGAAAAAATTTCTTTTGATAATCATAAATCAGCACAATTAATACATATTCAAGAAGATTTTGCTCAAAGTGATAGTATGATTACTGGAAGATTGGCGAGAATTTTAAATGCTTATATTCTGTCGGGTAGTCGAAAAATAGTCACAGAATTAGCTTTAGATGATAGTTCATTTTATCTTAGTGCTTCTGAATCTTCTTACGCTTTACCCAGAATATTAGTTTGGGCGATTCCATTATTAGGATTTATCGGTACAGTATTAGGTATCAGCAGTGCAGTTAATGGTTTTAATGGTTTTTTAGATAATAGTGCGGAAATTGAACAAATTAAAGAAGGTATTGGCACAGTTACCAGTGGTTTAGCAGTGGCATTTGATACAACTTTATTAGCACTTCTTCTTAGTGTTGCGGTAATGATTCCTTTAGTTTTAGTCGAAAGAATGGAATCACAGTTATTATTAGCAACAGAAATTTATATTAATGATCATATTTTACCTCGATTAAAAGAGAATAATGAGCCTCAAGAATCAATATTAAATAATGATACTTTAATTCAAACAGTTAATAAGGCTATTGATAATAAATTACCTACAAAAGAAGAGTTAATTCAACCCATAAAAGATGCTTTACCTACTCCTCAAGATTTGATAAACCCTGCGGAAATTTATGCCAAGGAAGCCGCTAAAAATTTACTAGAGCAATTTATTCATCAATTTCATGAAATTAGTGCCAAAGAAATAGAATTAATTAATAGTTTAAAACAAATAAACAAGACAATTTTAGAAGATAGAGATAATTTTTTACAAACTTTTGGACAACAAAATGATTTAAACCATTCAATTATTATAAATATTAAGGAATTAGTCGATTTAGTGAAACAAAATAATGAAGATAATAGTCATAGTTTAAATGAAAAAACTCAGGTTATTAGTAGTGAATTAAGTAAAGCGGCTTTAAGTTTAGAAGAAAAAGTTATATCTTTAGAGAAGTCTAGTGCAAAAATTGCTGAACTTAATCAATTACAATCTAGTTTAGAAAAAGTTGTTGAGGTATTAAATAATGTGGGAGAAATGCAAAAAACTTTAAGCAATATACAAGATAAAATTGAACTTTTACAACCAACTTTACAGGATTTAAGTAAGCCTAGAATTATTAGATTAGTTGAGCAAATTGAACAGTAA
- the yidD gene encoding membrane protein insertion efficiency factor YidD — MKKLLLFLITLYRVLISPLFLPSCRFQPTCSQYALTAIEHYGTIKGSYLAIKRICRCHPFNVGGYDPVPSLSDRFISNSEEIIDNKK; from the coding sequence ATTAAAAAGTTACTTCTATTTCTCATTACTCTTTATCGTGTTTTGATTTCTCCTTTATTCCTTCCCAGTTGTCGATTTCAACCTACTTGTTCACAATATGCTCTAACAGCGATTGAGCATTATGGTACAATCAAAGGGAGTTATTTAGCAATAAAAAGAATTTGTCGCTGTCATCCTTTCAATGTCGGTGGTTACGATCCTGTACCTTCTTTGTCAGATAGATTTATTTCTAATTCTGAGGAGATAATTGACAATAAAAAATAA